A portion of the Planctomycetota bacterium genome contains these proteins:
- the avd gene encoding diversity-generating retroelement protein Avd — protein sequence MPRSRAKHEELVVITKTYDLILWSCGHTGRFPRNHRFVLGERIERTLYGLLETLIRARYTTARQPLLDEANLALEILRFQIRLAKDLQCLKTESYAFAATSIDDIGRLVGGWRTSSQPR from the coding sequence ATGCCACGGAGCCGGGCAAAACATGAGGAACTGGTCGTGATCACCAAGACATACGACCTGATTCTCTGGAGTTGCGGGCACACGGGCCGGTTTCCCCGAAACCACCGGTTTGTCCTCGGTGAGCGGATCGAACGCACCCTCTACGGTCTTCTCGAAACGTTGATCCGCGCCCGTTACACCACCGCCCGCCAGCCGCTTCTCGACGAGGCGAATCTCGCCCTCGAAATCCTCCGCTTCCAGATTCGGCTGGCGAAGGATCTGCAGTGCTTGAAGACCGAGAGCTACGCCTTCGCGGCGACTTCGATCGACGACATCGGCCGGCTCGTCGGCGGCTGGCGCACGTCGAGCCAGCCGAGATGA
- a CDS encoding RNA-dependent DNA polymerase, with the protein MKRHGHLWERLCSFDGLLQAAEQACRGKRFRPGVVAFHFHLETALCRLLHELESGTYAPGPYRQFVIHEPKRRVISAAPYRDRVVHHALVNVLEPIFERTFITDSFACRRGKGTHAAVRRCRDFARRFPYVFKADIRKFFPSVDHAIAKRLVARKIKDGRVLDLLGRIVDSSSGQEPVIDWYPGDDLFAPLQRPRGIPIGNQTSQFLANVYLDPLDHFVKEKLRARGYVRYVDDFLVFGADKKELARFREAITTFLLGLRLRLHPRKNVIFPVGAGIRFVGYRVFPTHVLLPKDNVRRFRRRARRMQADYARGRIDAADVKIRLMSWLGHARQADTHRLREALLATLFFQRAAVVPPCAARGDVRQ; encoded by the coding sequence ATGAAACGCCACGGCCATCTCTGGGAACGGCTCTGTTCGTTCGACGGCTTGTTACAGGCCGCGGAACAGGCCTGCCGTGGCAAACGCTTCCGCCCTGGAGTCGTCGCGTTTCACTTTCACCTCGAGACGGCACTCTGCAGGCTGCTTCACGAGTTGGAAAGCGGGACGTATGCCCCTGGGCCGTACCGGCAGTTCGTGATCCACGAGCCGAAGCGCCGGGTGATCAGCGCCGCCCCGTACCGCGACCGGGTCGTCCACCACGCCCTGGTCAACGTCCTCGAGCCGATCTTCGAACGGACGTTCATCACTGATTCGTTTGCCTGCCGGCGCGGGAAGGGAACACATGCCGCCGTCCGGCGCTGCCGCGACTTCGCCCGCCGGTTTCCCTACGTCTTCAAGGCAGACATCCGCAAGTTTTTCCCGTCCGTTGACCACGCGATCGCCAAGCGACTCGTGGCGCGCAAGATCAAGGATGGCCGGGTCCTCGACCTGCTCGGCCGGATCGTCGATTCGTCGTCGGGCCAGGAGCCGGTGATCGACTGGTATCCCGGCGACGACCTGTTCGCGCCGCTCCAGCGCCCGCGCGGCATCCCGATCGGTAACCAGACCAGCCAGTTTCTCGCCAACGTCTACCTCGACCCGCTCGACCATTTCGTCAAGGAGAAGCTCAGGGCCCGCGGCTACGTGCGCTATGTCGACGATTTCCTCGTCTTCGGGGCCGACAAGAAGGAGTTAGCGAGGTTCCGCGAGGCAATCACGACGTTTCTCCTCGGGCTGCGCCTCCGGCTGCACCCACGGAAAAACGTCATCTTTCCCGTCGGTGCCGGCATCCGCTTCGTCGGGTATCGGGTGTTTCCCACCCACGTGCTCCTGCCAAAAGACAACGTCCGCCGGTTTCGCCGCCGGGCACGGCGGATGCAGGCGGACTATGCGCGCGGCCGAATCGATGCGGCGGACGTCAAGATCCGGCTGATGAGCTGGCTCGGGCACGCCCGGCAGGCGGACACCCATCGCCTTCGCGAGGCGCTCCTCGCTACACTTTTCTTCCAGAGGGCGGCGGTCGTTCCGCCGTGTGCTGCGCGGGGCGACGTTCGACAATAA
- a CDS encoding DUF5009 domain-containing protein: MLLMMAEVLELAKVARAFPDSPLWQFLAWHQSHVAWDGCSLHDLIQPSFSFLVGVALPFSLAARRARGQSDGQLAAHALWRAVVLVALGIFLRSVGKPMTNFTFEDTLTQIGLGYPVLFLLGLRPRRAAWVALAAILVGVWGAWTAWGGPDPWAKNANLGHAFDVWFLNLFPRPERFVENRGGYLTLSFIPTLATMILGLLAGRWLQDRALPRRFVAAGIVCLALGWAAAALGLCPIVKRIWTPSWVLSSGGWCFLLLAAFHTAIDVKGWRAWAWPLEVVGMNSIAAYLIAHLWEKFIFGALETHLGKDVWSLAGPGLAPLLHGAAVLAVMWGMLVWMRCRGILIRV; encoded by the coding sequence ATGCTCCTGATGATGGCCGAGGTGCTCGAGCTGGCGAAGGTCGCCAGGGCGTTTCCCGACAGCCCGCTCTGGCAATTCCTCGCCTGGCATCAGTCGCACGTCGCCTGGGATGGCTGCTCGCTCCACGATCTCATCCAGCCGTCGTTTTCATTTCTCGTCGGCGTGGCGCTGCCGTTTTCGCTGGCGGCGAGGCGCGCCCGCGGCCAATCCGACGGCCAGCTCGCTGCCCACGCGCTGTGGCGGGCGGTGGTGCTCGTGGCCCTGGGGATCTTCCTGCGCAGTGTCGGCAAGCCGATGACCAATTTCACGTTCGAAGACACACTCACGCAGATCGGCCTCGGGTATCCCGTGCTGTTCCTGCTGGGGCTGCGCCCGCGGCGCGCGGCGTGGGTGGCACTGGCGGCGATTCTCGTCGGCGTGTGGGGCGCCTGGACTGCCTGGGGCGGGCCCGACCCGTGGGCGAAAAACGCCAACCTCGGCCATGCCTTCGACGTCTGGTTTCTCAACCTCTTCCCGCGGCCGGAGCGGTTTGTCGAAAACCGCGGTGGCTACCTGACGCTGAGCTTCATCCCCACGCTGGCGACGATGATCCTCGGCCTCCTCGCCGGGCGCTGGCTCCAAGACCGCGCCCTGCCGCGTCGGTTCGTCGCCGCGGGCATCGTCTGCCTGGCCCTCGGCTGGGCCGCAGCGGCGCTTGGCCTGTGCCCGATCGTGAAGCGGATCTGGACGCCGTCGTGGGTGCTCTCGAGCGGCGGCTGGTGCTTTTTGCTGCTGGCGGCGTTTCATACCGCGATCGACGTCAAGGGGTGGCGCGCGTGGGCGTGGCCACTGGAGGTGGTGGGGATGAACTCGATCGCCGCCTACCTGATCGCCCACCTGTGGGAGAAATTCATTTTTGGCGCACTCGAGACGCACCTCGGCAAGGATGTCTGGTCGCTGGCCGGGCCGGGCCTGGCGCCGCTGCTGCACGGCGCGGCGGTGCTGGCGGTGATGTGGGGGATGCTCGTGTGGATGCGCTGCCGGGGGATTTTGATTCGGGTGTGA
- the pepT gene encoding peptidase T, producing the protein MPTLLDRFLAYVRIDTQANEHSATSPSSAKQLDLCRLLARECQALGLADVELSAHGVVTATVPGTVAHAAPSIAWVAHVDTSPETSGTNVSPIVHRDYQGGDLVLPGAPDRVIRLADNPELAGLVGGTIITSDGTTLLGADDKAGVAVIMAAAERLMTAREVPHGPIRLVFTCDEEIGRGTEHLDVAQIGAVCAYTLDGSGRGTIDAETFSADLAVVTVTGINIHPSIGKGRLVNATKILGEFLAALPADRLSPETTAGRDGFVHPYEVGGGVAQAVARLILRDFDTAGLAEQARLLEAIAADLRRRHPRATIDIAVAPQYRNMREGLEREPRAVALAVAATRAAGMEPTVDVIRGGTDGSLLTALGLPTPNLSTGEHNPHSPLEWTSLEEMEAAVEVLVRLAEAWGRERLAPSR; encoded by the coding sequence GTGCCAACCCTGCTCGACCGGTTCCTCGCCTACGTCCGGATCGATACCCAGGCCAACGAGCACTCGGCCACGAGCCCCAGCTCCGCCAAGCAGCTCGACCTCTGCCGGCTGCTCGCGCGCGAGTGCCAAGCCCTCGGCCTCGCCGACGTCGAGCTCTCCGCGCATGGCGTCGTCACGGCGACCGTGCCCGGCACCGTGGCCCACGCCGCGCCCTCGATCGCCTGGGTGGCCCACGTCGACACGTCGCCCGAAACCAGCGGAACGAACGTCAGCCCGATCGTCCACCGCGACTACCAGGGTGGCGATCTGGTCCTCCCCGGCGCACCCGACCGCGTGATCCGCCTGGCCGACAACCCCGAGCTCGCCGGCCTCGTCGGCGGCACGATCATCACGTCCGACGGCACCACGCTCCTCGGCGCCGACGACAAGGCGGGGGTGGCCGTGATCATGGCCGCCGCCGAGCGGCTCATGACCGCGCGCGAGGTGCCCCACGGCCCGATCCGGCTGGTGTTCACCTGCGACGAGGAAATCGGCCGCGGCACGGAGCACCTCGACGTCGCGCAGATCGGCGCCGTCTGCGCCTACACGCTCGACGGCTCCGGCCGCGGCACGATCGACGCCGAAACGTTTTCAGCCGACCTGGCCGTCGTCACCGTCACCGGGATCAATATCCACCCGAGCATCGGCAAGGGGCGCCTCGTCAACGCCACGAAGATCCTCGGCGAATTCCTCGCCGCTCTCCCCGCCGACCGGCTGTCTCCAGAGACCACGGCCGGCCGCGACGGCTTCGTCCATCCCTACGAGGTCGGCGGCGGCGTCGCCCAGGCGGTCGCGCGGCTGATCCTCCGTGACTTCGACACGGCCGGCCTCGCCGAACAGGCGCGGCTCCTGGAAGCCATCGCCGCCGACCTGCGCCGCCGCCATCCGCGGGCCACGATCGACATCGCCGTCGCCCCGCAATACCGCAACATGCGCGAGGGGCTCGAGCGCGAGCCGCGCGCGGTGGCATTGGCCGTGGCGGCGACGCGCGCCGCCGGGATGGAGCCGACCGTCGACGTGATCCGCGGCGGCACCGACGGCTCGCTGCTCACGGCCCTCGGCCTGCCGACACCGAATCTCTCCACCGGCGAGCACAATCCCCATTCGCCGCTCGAGTGGACGAGCCTCGAGGAGATGGAGGCGGCAGTCGAGGTCCTCGTGCGCCTCGCCGAGGCGTGGGGCAGGGAACGGCTCGCCCCATCACGGTAA